The Phycisphaerales bacterium AB-hyl4 genome contains a region encoding:
- the pheA gene encoding prephenate dehydratase: MTQGSTKSTDEALAPLRKRIDELDRQIVELLNARAKVVVEVGHVKRGGAAAPIYAPEREKAVLEQIRQYNTGPLPDACLEAIWRELMSGSFALERPLRVGYLGPAGSFSHLAARRKFGSSVEYDNVDDIPAVFEEILRGHIDYGLVPIENSAIGGIGETLDAFLNAEVQVCAEVLINIHHNLLSNAQPDQITRIYSKPEAIAQCRKWLSVQLQQAEKVPVASTSKAAELAATEPNAAAIASSLAGELYDVKVQFANIEDNPQNTTRFFVIARQASKPTGDDKTSVMFTTEHAAGALVNVLDVFRDFGLNMTHIDKRPSKRVNWEYYFFVDLVGHIEEEKVRHAIEEARKHCLQLTVLGSFPRAKEVL; the protein is encoded by the coding sequence ATGACCCAAGGCTCGACAAAATCCACCGACGAGGCCCTCGCGCCCCTCCGCAAGCGTATCGACGAACTCGACCGTCAGATTGTCGAACTGCTCAACGCTCGCGCCAAGGTCGTCGTCGAAGTCGGCCACGTCAAGCGCGGCGGCGCGGCGGCCCCCATCTACGCCCCCGAACGCGAAAAAGCCGTCCTCGAACAAATCCGCCAATACAACACCGGCCCACTGCCCGACGCCTGCCTCGAAGCCATCTGGCGCGAGCTCATGTCCGGCAGCTTCGCACTCGAACGACCCCTCCGCGTCGGCTACCTCGGGCCCGCGGGCAGCTTCAGCCACCTCGCCGCACGACGCAAGTTCGGCTCGTCCGTCGAGTACGACAACGTTGACGACATCCCCGCCGTCTTCGAAGAAATCCTGCGCGGCCACATCGACTACGGCCTCGTCCCCATCGAAAACTCCGCCATCGGCGGCATCGGCGAAACCCTCGACGCCTTCCTCAACGCCGAGGTCCAGGTTTGCGCCGAAGTCCTCATCAACATCCACCACAACCTGCTCTCCAACGCTCAGCCGGACCAGATCACACGCATCTACTCCAAGCCTGAAGCCATCGCCCAATGCCGCAAGTGGCTCAGCGTCCAGCTCCAGCAGGCTGAGAAAGTCCCTGTCGCCTCCACCAGCAAAGCCGCCGAGCTTGCCGCCACCGAACCCAACGCCGCCGCCATCGCCTCCAGCCTCGCCGGCGAGCTGTACGACGTGAAAGTCCAGTTCGCCAACATCGAGGACAACCCCCAGAACACCACCCGCTTCTTCGTCATCGCACGCCAGGCCTCCAAGCCCACAGGCGATGACAAGACCAGCGTCATGTTCACCACCGAACACGCCGCAGGCGCCCTCGTCAACGTCCTCGACGTTTTCCGAGACTTCGGCCTGAACATGACCCACATCGACAAACGCCCCAGCAAACGCGTCAACTGGGAATACTACTTCTTCGTCGATCTCGTCGGCCACATCGAAGAAGAAAAGGTCCGCCACGCCATCGAAGAAGCTCGCAAGCACTGCCTGCAACTGACTGTCCTCGGCTCGTTCCCCCGCGCCAAAGAAGTCCTCTAA
- a CDS encoding lamin tail domain-containing protein, whose translation MLGWRWLVLGVMVLGVGAVAWGDEIVITEIMYDPASEERWPAKTEWIEIYNRGQREISLEGWFLANERGQTHPIHGRVMIQPREAVVLIPGNQTVKDFRAAWGEGYQVIPLDGWHKPGLHQLTNEPSDKTGVLTLRRPTGDVADEVNYDNEGRWPPNKPDGPSIYLLPHAIDTTSNNDGSNWARSESGRHGARHARPDGGYDQRDVGSPGVVVTVEDEREQREGDDGNAEGEG comes from the coding sequence ATGCTTGGATGGCGATGGCTGGTGTTGGGGGTGATGGTGCTGGGGGTGGGCGCGGTGGCTTGGGGGGATGAGATTGTCATTACCGAAATCATGTACGACCCGGCGTCGGAGGAACGGTGGCCGGCGAAGACGGAGTGGATTGAAATTTACAATCGCGGCCAGCGGGAGATCTCGCTGGAAGGCTGGTTCCTGGCGAACGAGCGTGGGCAGACACATCCGATACATGGGCGAGTGATGATTCAGCCGCGCGAGGCGGTGGTGTTGATCCCGGGGAACCAGACGGTGAAGGATTTTCGCGCGGCGTGGGGCGAGGGGTATCAGGTCATTCCGCTGGACGGTTGGCATAAGCCGGGGTTGCATCAGTTGACGAACGAGCCGAGCGATAAGACTGGGGTGTTGACACTGCGACGGCCGACGGGCGATGTGGCGGACGAGGTGAATTACGACAATGAGGGTCGTTGGCCGCCGAACAAGCCGGACGGCCCGAGCATTTATCTGTTGCCGCATGCGATTGACACGACATCGAATAATGATGGCTCGAACTGGGCGCGGTCGGAGTCGGGGCGACACGGGGCGCGGCACGCTCGGCCGGACGGTGGATATGACCAGCGGGATGTCGGCTCGCCGGGGGTTGTGGTGACGGTGGAGGATGAGCGGGAGCAGCGCGAGGGCGATGATGGTAATGCGGAGGGGGAGGGATAG
- a CDS encoding DedA family protein, protein MQEFLTNSTYVGLVLVLLGTGVGLPIPEDLPLLLAGYLCGEDVIRLEVAIPLAFTAVLGSDCLLYYFGWRNGRHFEDLGWVRRLGVKPERMEKARSAFQRHGGKTLFGARFLPGVRAGVFFAAGAYRVPFWKLLVFDGSAALLSVPTFILLGWWFAESLDRVQQSTRVVQVGAVAIVLLLLATYLGYRWLYGNNGKSPEAGSG, encoded by the coding sequence ATGCAGGAATTTCTGACCAATTCTACGTATGTCGGGCTGGTGCTGGTGCTGCTGGGCACGGGCGTGGGCCTGCCGATTCCCGAAGACCTGCCGCTGCTGCTGGCGGGGTATCTTTGCGGCGAGGATGTGATACGGCTTGAGGTGGCGATCCCGCTGGCGTTCACGGCGGTGCTGGGGTCGGACTGCCTGTTGTATTACTTCGGCTGGCGGAACGGGCGACACTTCGAGGACCTGGGTTGGGTGCGTCGGCTGGGCGTGAAGCCGGAGCGAATGGAAAAGGCGCGGTCGGCGTTTCAGCGGCACGGGGGCAAGACGCTGTTCGGGGCGCGGTTTCTGCCGGGCGTGCGGGCGGGCGTGTTCTTTGCAGCGGGCGCGTATCGCGTGCCATTCTGGAAGCTGCTGGTGTTTGACGGTAGTGCGGCACTGCTGAGCGTGCCGACGTTTATTCTGCTGGGTTGGTGGTTCGCTGAGTCGCTAGACCGGGTGCAGCAGAGCACGCGCGTGGTGCAGGTGGGCGCTGTGGCGATCGTACTGCTGCTGTTGGCGACGTACCTGGGGTATCGGTGGCTGTATGGGAACAACGGCAAGTCGCCGGAGGCGGGGTCGGGGTGA
- the dnaN gene encoding DNA polymerase III subunit beta, with amino-acid sequence MKVICDRGALVESLNLVGGVVVARTPKPVLACVKLTATEDLLTLAGTDLEVAVRLSTPRVEVQEVGEALVPADKLQQIVRESTDPTLTIETDQDVARITGQDSKFKIFGHPPADFPPIPEFKGDPDFEISAADLHRLIAMTIFATARENSRYAINGVLLERDGKKLAMVATDGHRLALARGTCKTSDEAGRSAIVPTKALNLLLRLFDDAEQTVKIKIADNQILFQTDEALLASNLVEGNFPPYNDVIPKEGDKKATLDTDVFVSAVRRAALLTNEESKGVRMAFSDDGLTLSSRAPEMGEAEVSVPVPQYQGDAIEIGFNPGYLLDALKVIDTGQVQFEFKAPNKPGVLRTGPNFLYVVMPVNLQ; translated from the coding sequence ATGAAAGTCATCTGCGATCGCGGGGCATTGGTCGAGTCGCTGAATCTGGTAGGGGGGGTGGTCGTTGCGCGCACACCTAAACCCGTGCTCGCCTGCGTCAAGCTCACCGCCACGGAAGACCTGCTCACCCTCGCCGGCACGGACCTCGAGGTCGCTGTCCGCCTCTCCACCCCGCGCGTCGAGGTGCAGGAGGTCGGCGAAGCCCTCGTCCCGGCTGACAAACTCCAGCAGATCGTCCGCGAGTCTACCGACCCGACGCTCACCATCGAGACCGACCAGGACGTCGCTCGCATCACCGGCCAGGATTCGAAGTTCAAAATCTTCGGCCACCCGCCCGCCGACTTCCCGCCCATCCCCGAATTCAAGGGCGACCCCGACTTCGAAATCTCCGCCGCCGACCTTCATCGCCTCATCGCCATGACCATCTTCGCCACCGCGCGCGAGAACAGCCGCTACGCCATCAACGGCGTCCTGCTCGAACGCGACGGCAAGAAGCTCGCCATGGTCGCCACCGACGGCCACCGCCTCGCCCTCGCACGCGGCACGTGCAAGACCAGCGACGAGGCCGGCCGATCCGCCATCGTCCCCACCAAGGCCCTAAACCTTCTGCTGCGTCTATTCGACGACGCCGAGCAGACGGTCAAAATCAAAATTGCTGACAATCAGATCCTCTTCCAGACCGACGAGGCCTTGCTCGCCTCCAACCTGGTCGAAGGCAACTTCCCGCCATACAACGACGTCATCCCGAAGGAAGGCGACAAAAAAGCCACCCTCGACACCGACGTCTTCGTCAGCGCTGTCCGACGCGCCGCGCTGCTCACCAACGAAGAGTCCAAGGGCGTCCGTATGGCCTTCAGCGATGACGGCCTCACCCTCTCCAGCCGAGCCCCGGAGATGGGCGAAGCCGAGGTCAGCGTACCCGTGCCCCAGTATCAGGGCGACGCCATCGAAATCGGTTTCAACCCCGGCTACCTGCTCGACGCGCTCAAGGTCATCGACACCGGCCAGGTGCAATTCGAGTTCAAAGCCCCCAACAAGCCAGGCGTCCTCCGAACAGGACCAAACTTCCTCTACGTCGTCATGCCCGTTAACCTCCAGTAA
- a CDS encoding SMP-30/gluconolactonase/LRE family protein, giving the protein MSDNATAPISVIANYACKTGENPLWHPLEKQLYWTDIPTGRLFRYDPAAHKHEKIYEDRPVGGFTFQPDGALLLFRDKGNVVIWRDGEERQTVIEEIPDEATTRFNDVMADPEGRVFCGTMPTEDRLGRLYRLDPDGTHHLVVENVGIANGMGFTLDETGLYFTDSKARTIYLFDYDRRTGNITNQRPAIQTDEAHGLPDGMIVDEYGDIWSAHFGGHGIYRYNTATGQLKQKIELPARNVTSLTFAGDDLQDVYVTTALGSDKAEAGEHAGALLHFRAPVPGRHEFFSRIGV; this is encoded by the coding sequence ATGTCCGACAACGCGACTGCCCCGATCAGCGTCATTGCCAACTACGCCTGCAAGACCGGCGAGAACCCGCTCTGGCATCCGTTGGAGAAACAGCTTTACTGGACCGACATCCCCACCGGCCGACTGTTCCGTTACGACCCGGCCGCTCACAAGCACGAAAAAATCTACGAAGACCGCCCCGTCGGCGGCTTCACCTTCCAGCCCGACGGAGCGCTGCTGCTGTTCCGCGATAAAGGCAACGTCGTCATCTGGCGCGATGGTGAAGAGCGCCAGACCGTCATCGAAGAAATCCCCGACGAAGCCACCACCCGTTTCAATGATGTCATGGCCGACCCCGAAGGCCGTGTCTTCTGCGGCACGATGCCCACCGAAGACCGCCTCGGCCGACTCTACCGCCTCGACCCCGACGGCACGCATCACCTCGTCGTCGAAAACGTCGGCATCGCCAACGGCATGGGCTTCACCCTCGACGAAACAGGCCTTTATTTCACCGACTCCAAAGCCCGCACCATCTACCTTTTCGACTACGACCGCCGCACCGGCAACATCACCAATCAGCGCCCCGCCATTCAGACCGACGAAGCCCACGGCCTCCCCGACGGCATGATCGTCGACGAGTACGGCGACATCTGGTCCGCTCACTTCGGCGGCCACGGCATCTACCGCTACAACACCGCCACCGGCCAGCTCAAACAGAAAATCGAATTGCCCGCACGCAACGTCACCAGCCTCACCTTCGCAGGCGATGATCTCCAGGACGTCTACGTCACCACCGCACTCGGCAGCGACAAAGCCGAGGCAGGCGAACACGCCGGCGCGCTGCTGCACTTCCGTGCCCCTGTGCCCGGCCGACACGAATTCTTCTCCCGCATCGGCGTCTGA
- a CDS encoding 3'-5' exoribonuclease YhaM family protein: MTTTTQRIYLRDMAPAQLVQGVFAIHNCQLGMTRTGKPYLRCLVGDRTARKPARMWNATEELYNTLPTDGFVYLEGETQPYQGEMQIILRNVQAYTPTADELRDLLPCTEHDVDQMFADLVDMLGSIENPALQCLANRYLEDGELMEKFCQAPAAMSLHHAYLGGLLEHTLSVMRLADKILPLYTNLNRDIVLVGLFIHDLGKCSEQTWEQGFGYSTDGQLVGHIARGSIWLEEKARACQQLEEDPITIPAPILRVLHHIILSHHGQPEFGALKIPATPEALAVSLIDNLDAKMNMALTAARSEPTEAEAENDLGGHFTEKLWALGNTRFYRPDPTTLPAEAE; the protein is encoded by the coding sequence ATGACCACCACCACCCAACGCATCTACCTTCGCGACATGGCTCCCGCCCAACTCGTCCAGGGCGTCTTCGCGATCCACAACTGTCAGTTGGGCATGACCCGTACGGGCAAGCCATACCTTCGCTGCCTCGTCGGCGACCGCACTGCCCGCAAGCCCGCACGCATGTGGAACGCCACCGAAGAGCTCTACAACACATTGCCCACCGACGGCTTCGTCTACCTCGAAGGCGAAACGCAACCCTACCAGGGTGAGATGCAGATTATCCTCCGCAACGTGCAGGCCTACACGCCCACCGCCGACGAACTTCGCGACCTGCTGCCCTGCACCGAACACGACGTCGACCAGATGTTCGCAGACCTCGTCGACATGCTTGGCTCAATCGAAAACCCCGCCCTCCAATGCCTCGCCAACCGCTACCTCGAAGACGGCGAACTCATGGAAAAGTTCTGCCAGGCGCCCGCCGCCATGAGCCTACACCACGCCTACCTCGGCGGCCTGCTCGAACACACCCTCTCCGTCATGCGCCTTGCTGACAAAATCCTCCCGCTCTATACCAACCTCAACCGCGACATCGTCCTCGTCGGCCTGTTCATCCACGACCTGGGCAAGTGCAGCGAACAAACCTGGGAGCAAGGCTTCGGCTACTCCACCGACGGCCAACTCGTCGGCCACATCGCCCGCGGCTCCATCTGGCTCGAAGAAAAAGCCCGCGCCTGTCAGCAACTCGAAGAAGACCCCATCACCATCCCCGCCCCCATCCTCCGCGTCCTCCACCACATCATCCTTTCGCACCACGGCCAACCCGAGTTCGGCGCACTGAAAATCCCCGCCACACCCGAGGCCCTCGCCGTGTCGCTCATCGACAACCTCGATGCCAAAATGAACATGGCCCTCACCGCCGCCCGCTCCGAGCCCACCGAAGCCGAAGCCGAGAATGACCTCGGCGGCCACTTCACCGAAAAGCTCTGGGCACTGGGCAACACCCGCTTCTACCGCCCCGACCCCACAACCCTCCCCGCCGAGGCGGAATAG
- a CDS encoding PaaI family thioesterase, which translates to MSTSHVTTSQPTRSNADSLDVQEPNSTTAAPESADHPAPEPDDANTPPQTARRASRDEEQPTHGFWARFAHRLEARISALSTRNNFWHRICSWIWLPLAYRSGIKFAAGDESTFSAILPFRKFNKNWYNAMAGGALLGNAEVAGGMYVFKKCGTDYTVVCKHLEYTFRRPCHGPAVYRVEPRENIEEFVATGDEFNITVDMTIVQMVRKPDERERRVGHCTATFHVTPKTRHRLRKFKKQQREAAARRA; encoded by the coding sequence ATGAGTACCAGCCACGTGACAACCTCACAGCCAACCCGTTCCAACGCCGACAGCCTTGACGTGCAAGAGCCGAACTCAACCACGGCCGCGCCCGAGTCCGCCGATCACCCCGCGCCTGAACCTGACGACGCCAACACGCCCCCACAAACCGCCAGACGCGCTTCTCGCGATGAAGAGCAGCCCACGCACGGCTTCTGGGCTCGCTTCGCCCACCGCTTGGAAGCCCGCATCAGCGCCCTCTCCACGCGAAACAACTTCTGGCACCGCATCTGCTCCTGGATATGGCTCCCCCTCGCCTACCGCAGCGGCATCAAATTCGCCGCCGGCGATGAGTCCACCTTCTCCGCCATCCTCCCGTTCCGGAAGTTCAACAAAAACTGGTACAACGCCATGGCCGGCGGCGCGCTGCTCGGCAACGCCGAAGTCGCCGGCGGCATGTACGTCTTCAAAAAGTGTGGCACCGACTACACCGTGGTCTGCAAGCACCTCGAATACACCTTCCGCAGACCCTGCCACGGCCCCGCCGTCTACCGCGTCGAACCACGCGAAAACATCGAAGAGTTTGTCGCCACCGGCGATGAGTTCAACATCACCGTCGATATGACCATCGTGCAGATGGTCCGCAAGCCCGACGAACGCGAACGACGCGTCGGCCACTGCACGGCCACCTTCCACGTCACCCCCAAGACCCGCCACCGCCTCCGCAAATTCAAAAAACAGCAACGCGAAGCCGCCGCCCGCCGCGCCTGA
- a CDS encoding AsmA-like C-terminal region-containing protein: MHGWRRGAMVAGLLVLVATVVAGVYLTRPARLGAITAELLHRVTGAAVTIDGAYLSLDGGLQLEGVRFGVPNLPPELARLGDIESVRVTPNIWALGRGELRLRSIVLLEPTLYLTRHEGDDLYNYQHLLRPSAEPGQQWLIDALPEIFVRGGRLSFAEVGEAGVRSMGTMGVNGRLTRDVEEPAVYRFTLHQHGEQLLPGAVLYGSLDLLKQSVSTELHGFQFTQQQQQLLPAQLRELWQRLDPTGEMPRVTLNYNQAGEGELDAELRMQNVALSIPAPGVEARIRNVTAMLRLSGDRLAIESLTGEIEGIPYALEGDIGAFDLNAPMRLKLVTEPFEIDTSPPPYLAGLPEIVHRHYARYEPTGWFQTTFELWRDEQDGALAYEGTIDVLGARGRYARFPVPAHDLRGQVHITQDEVRIENIRGRTPTGGEVRVSGTVSPLGNEPAVDVLVSVRSGAVDHHLMAALSVRERQIVEMFLNEPARASLIDTGVIRDGASLLGPSGGRGGLMALLAGEGEAVPVFNFGGLMNADVYVTREEGPINAEAEVHLWPASAVPVLFEHWRYPVYMTGGKVVIGPTVTRLEDVQVRGLTGARGRLVGEIHHTAGETVPALTIEDATVPIDALLLASVPSPQDELIGQLGLAGELRASGKIMDDEEGKTDFAITLEMEDGRATPNHGAFTFEQVAGRLLLRRDSATLERMEARRGEGRVTGEGMLSWGGDERRSDLVFAGEGLAVERALIDLLPQGHAGRAQARELFDRHEPEGVVDADLYFGEQAGTNATPLTEGAPPTRLVVRPRALTLTAGGETFALREMTGAVSVMAGQAELEDVTAKLDGGAVSASGVVMLDETGGAALQLSGDLDRMNGPWMALLPEGVSRTIEALEMTGHVRIDHARLLARPRASEGPTLEAVGELSLMDTTLYAGVPIEGLHGKLAFDVARLAGQTMPQFELALDAVRLFAGDREVHSLRMNVRSDEAAEAVRLEQIEARLYDGVLVGHGVFDLQSEPGYQVELALQDVRLEPFLNAPERRREADEAGEAWPLWEPTSAGNRDGRLNASLVLGGRLNDVESRRGSGAIEIHEARLYQRPVSMALLQAVNLSLPLAGAFDRGTGSFLVEGETVYFDDLNLEAPSLAIYGSGTMHYPTRELNLSLRLRNPAGLDLGLISDVFNMVKDQLVGIRITGTVEQPRARVVGLEDIGRARTESVQPE, translated from the coding sequence GTGCACGGCTGGCGTCGTGGCGCGATGGTTGCCGGGCTGCTCGTGCTGGTGGCGACCGTGGTGGCTGGGGTGTACCTGACGCGGCCGGCGCGGTTGGGGGCGATCACAGCGGAACTGCTGCATCGGGTGACGGGGGCGGCGGTGACGATCGACGGAGCTTACCTGTCGCTGGACGGCGGGCTGCAGTTGGAGGGGGTGCGGTTCGGCGTGCCGAATCTGCCCCCGGAGCTGGCGCGGCTGGGCGATATTGAGTCGGTGCGGGTGACGCCGAACATCTGGGCGCTGGGGCGTGGCGAGCTGCGGCTGCGGTCGATCGTGCTGCTTGAGCCGACGCTTTACCTGACGCGGCATGAGGGCGATGACCTTTACAACTATCAACACCTGCTTCGGCCAAGCGCAGAGCCGGGGCAGCAGTGGTTGATTGATGCGCTGCCTGAAATTTTCGTTCGCGGGGGTCGATTGAGCTTCGCTGAGGTGGGCGAGGCGGGTGTGCGGTCGATGGGGACGATGGGGGTGAATGGTCGGCTGACGCGCGATGTGGAAGAGCCGGCGGTGTATCGGTTCACGCTGCATCAGCATGGCGAGCAGTTGCTGCCGGGCGCGGTGCTGTATGGCAGCCTCGACCTGCTGAAGCAGAGCGTGTCGACGGAGCTGCACGGCTTTCAATTCACACAGCAGCAACAGCAATTGCTGCCCGCACAGCTGCGCGAGTTGTGGCAGCGGCTCGACCCGACGGGTGAGATGCCGCGAGTGACGCTGAACTACAACCAGGCAGGCGAAGGCGAGCTGGACGCGGAACTGCGGATGCAGAATGTGGCGTTGAGTATTCCCGCGCCGGGCGTTGAAGCGCGCATCCGCAACGTGACGGCAATGCTTCGGCTAAGCGGCGATCGGCTTGCAATCGAGTCGCTGACCGGTGAGATCGAAGGGATACCGTACGCGTTGGAAGGCGATATCGGTGCGTTTGATTTGAATGCGCCGATGCGGTTGAAGCTGGTGACGGAGCCGTTTGAGATTGACACGTCGCCGCCGCCTTATCTGGCGGGGTTGCCGGAGATCGTGCATCGGCATTATGCGCGGTACGAGCCGACGGGTTGGTTTCAGACGACGTTCGAGTTGTGGCGTGACGAGCAGGATGGTGCGCTGGCGTATGAGGGGACGATTGACGTGCTGGGGGCGCGTGGGCGGTACGCACGGTTTCCCGTGCCGGCGCATGACCTGCGTGGCCAGGTGCACATTACACAGGACGAGGTCCGGATTGAGAACATCCGCGGCCGAACGCCGACGGGCGGCGAGGTGCGTGTGTCGGGCACGGTGTCGCCGCTGGGCAATGAGCCTGCGGTGGACGTGCTGGTGAGTGTGCGGTCGGGGGCGGTGGATCATCATCTGATGGCGGCACTGTCGGTCCGCGAACGGCAGATTGTTGAGATGTTTTTGAACGAGCCGGCGCGGGCGTCGCTGATTGATACGGGCGTGATTCGCGACGGCGCATCACTGCTGGGGCCAAGCGGTGGGCGTGGTGGTTTGATGGCGTTGCTGGCGGGTGAGGGGGAAGCGGTGCCCGTGTTTAACTTTGGCGGGCTGATGAATGCGGATGTGTATGTGACGCGTGAGGAAGGGCCGATTAACGCGGAGGCGGAGGTGCACCTTTGGCCTGCCAGTGCGGTGCCGGTGCTGTTCGAACATTGGCGTTATCCGGTTTACATGACAGGCGGGAAGGTTGTGATCGGGCCGACGGTGACACGGCTTGAGGATGTGCAGGTGCGGGGGCTGACAGGGGCGCGTGGTCGGCTGGTCGGTGAGATTCATCATACGGCAGGAGAAACCGTGCCGGCGTTGACGATCGAAGACGCGACTGTGCCGATCGATGCCCTGCTGCTGGCGTCCGTGCCTTCGCCACAGGATGAGTTGATAGGACAGCTCGGACTCGCGGGCGAGCTGCGTGCATCGGGCAAGATCATGGACGACGAAGAAGGCAAGACGGACTTCGCGATCACGCTTGAGATGGAAGACGGGCGGGCCACGCCGAACCATGGCGCGTTTACGTTCGAGCAGGTGGCGGGTCGACTGCTGCTACGCCGAGACTCGGCGACGCTGGAGCGGATGGAAGCGCGGCGAGGTGAGGGGCGGGTGACGGGCGAAGGTATGTTGTCATGGGGCGGCGACGAACGGCGGTCGGACCTGGTGTTCGCTGGCGAAGGGCTGGCGGTCGAGCGGGCGTTGATTGATCTGCTTCCGCAAGGGCATGCGGGGCGGGCGCAGGCGAGGGAGCTGTTTGACCGCCACGAGCCTGAGGGCGTGGTGGATGCGGATTTGTACTTCGGCGAGCAGGCGGGGACGAATGCAACGCCGTTGACGGAAGGCGCACCACCGACGCGATTAGTCGTTCGGCCGAGGGCGCTGACGTTGACGGCCGGGGGGGAGACGTTCGCACTGCGCGAGATGACGGGGGCGGTGAGCGTGATGGCGGGACAGGCAGAGCTTGAGGATGTGACGGCGAAGCTGGACGGCGGCGCAGTGTCGGCCTCGGGTGTGGTGATGCTGGATGAAACGGGCGGTGCGGCGCTTCAGCTCAGTGGTGACCTGGATCGGATGAACGGGCCTTGGATGGCGCTGCTGCCCGAGGGGGTGTCGCGGACGATCGAGGCGTTGGAGATGACTGGCCATGTGCGGATCGATCACGCCCGGCTGCTTGCGCGGCCGCGGGCGAGCGAGGGGCCGACGCTTGAGGCGGTGGGTGAGCTGTCGCTGATGGACACGACGTTGTACGCGGGCGTGCCGATCGAAGGGCTGCATGGCAAGCTGGCGTTCGATGTGGCAAGGCTGGCGGGGCAGACGATGCCTCAGTTTGAGTTGGCGTTGGATGCGGTTCGACTGTTCGCCGGCGATCGCGAGGTTCACTCGCTGCGAATGAATGTGCGCAGCGATGAGGCGGCGGAGGCGGTTCGGCTGGAGCAGATCGAGGCGCGGTTGTACGACGGCGTGCTGGTCGGACATGGTGTGTTCGACCTGCAATCGGAGCCGGGCTACCAGGTGGAGCTTGCGTTGCAGGACGTTCGGCTGGAGCCATTTTTAAATGCACCGGAGCGGCGGCGGGAAGCGGACGAGGCGGGCGAGGCCTGGCCGCTGTGGGAACCGACGTCGGCGGGCAATCGCGACGGTCGGCTGAACGCGAGTCTGGTGCTCGGCGGTCGGCTGAACGATGTGGAGAGTCGACGCGGAAGCGGTGCGATCGAGATTCATGAGGCACGGCTGTATCAGCGGCCGGTGTCGATGGCGCTGTTGCAGGCGGTGAACCTGAGCCTGCCGCTGGCCGGTGCGTTTGATCGCGGGACGGGCAGCTTCCTCGTGGAAGGCGAGACGGTTTACTTCGACGACCTGAACCTCGAAGCGCCGAGCCTGGCGATCTATGGGTCGGGCACGATGCATTATCCGACGCGGGAGTTGAACCTGAGCCTGCGTCTCCGCAACCCGGCGGGGCTGGACCTGGGGTTGATCTCGGATGTGTTCAACATGGTGAAGGATCAACTGGTGGGCATTCGTATTACGGGGACGGTGGAGCAGCCGCGGGCGCGCGTTGTGGGGCTGGAAGATATTGGTCGGGCCCGGACGGAGTCGGTTCAACCGGAGTGA